From Novipirellula galeiformis, the proteins below share one genomic window:
- a CDS encoding glucose-6-phosphate isomerase, whose protein sequence is MSRLRFDASRAVATDFGVAEERLARELDEFDSCRAEIIEAPFFRLPAQQLADYGAVREASEVGRIFKIANTIHDKIDAVVVLGSDSHAAGPVALRDACCDPYHNELTRGGRGSKPRMYFAGNYLDSDSIGALLNRLRGGGYGENAPESRWAMVVIDPCGQTRETSVVLPHFIAALEASLEGGGESSRASNGDYVIPITGKSGPLRSFATDIGCSEIYDLRDDIPASHSIFTAVGLMPAALLGLDCMKLLEGAVAMNEHFISAAPAQNVVLQYVCTNALLAQRCRVVNVWTEALQSVARWYTQLLDEPLGTTVMTTPSDLVRQTRSARSAASDSCCQPGTVVHHWATSAWRMDPLSSEPFRGGLVKSAQVEATEPPASGALPSEPDSRSTATIPQLLAERMGTTRDAVHQSGYPTTCFELPYIDTYTLGQLFQMLMIATAIETRCRKACPSGV, encoded by the coding sequence ATGAGTCGATTGCGTTTTGACGCATCCCGAGCCGTTGCCACCGATTTTGGGGTCGCCGAAGAACGCTTGGCACGTGAGCTTGATGAATTCGATTCATGTCGCGCCGAGATCATCGAGGCTCCCTTTTTTCGGCTGCCCGCTCAACAGTTGGCGGATTACGGTGCCGTGCGTGAGGCCTCCGAAGTGGGCCGCATCTTCAAAATCGCAAACACCATTCACGACAAAATCGATGCCGTCGTGGTGCTCGGCTCCGACTCGCATGCCGCTGGTCCGGTCGCCTTGAGGGACGCCTGCTGTGATCCTTATCACAATGAACTGACCCGAGGGGGGCGTGGTAGCAAGCCGCGAATGTACTTTGCCGGCAACTATCTCGACAGCGATTCGATCGGGGCGCTGCTGAATCGGCTTCGCGGAGGCGGTTATGGCGAGAACGCTCCCGAGAGCCGCTGGGCGATGGTCGTGATCGATCCTTGTGGGCAAACTCGAGAAACCTCCGTCGTCCTGCCCCACTTTATCGCTGCCCTCGAAGCATCGTTGGAGGGGGGAGGAGAATCGTCGCGTGCATCCAACGGCGATTACGTTATTCCGATCACCGGGAAATCGGGACCGCTACGATCCTTTGCCACGGACATCGGCTGCAGCGAAATCTACGATCTTCGCGATGACATTCCCGCGTCCCACAGCATCTTTACGGCGGTGGGATTGATGCCAGCGGCATTGTTGGGGCTTGATTGTATGAAGTTGCTCGAAGGGGCGGTGGCGATGAATGAGCATTTCATCTCGGCCGCACCCGCCCAAAACGTTGTGCTGCAATACGTTTGCACGAACGCGTTGTTGGCCCAGCGATGCCGAGTCGTCAACGTCTGGACCGAAGCACTCCAATCGGTCGCTCGTTGGTACACGCAACTCTTGGACGAGCCGCTCGGGACCACCGTGATGACGACGCCTAGCGATCTGGTCCGGCAAACCCGTTCCGCTCGATCGGCGGCATCGGACTCGTGTTGCCAGCCCGGCACGGTGGTGCATCACTGGGCGACATCGGCTTGGCGGATGGACCCCTTGTCGTCCGAGCCATTCCGCGGCGGGTTAGTGAAATCGGCGCAGGTCGAAGCAACCGAGCCGCCCGCGTCTGGGGCACTACCGTCAGAGCCGGATTCGCGGTCGACCGCGACGATCCCCCAATTGCTTGCCGAGCGGATGGGCACGACGCGCGACGCGGTCCATCAATCGGGTTATCCTACGACCTGTTTTGAATTGCCTTACATCGATACTTACACGCTCGGGCAATTGTTCCAGATGTTGATGATTGCCACCGCGATCGAAACCCGTTGTAGGAAAGCTTGCCCGTCTGGCGTATAA
- the trpA gene encoding tryptophan synthase subunit alpha, whose translation MSAIDQLFTQLRASDKKALMPFVTAGFPSLETTEAVLRNLGAAGADLCELGVPYSDPIADGPVIQASYQQALEQGFRLQSVFDLGKRLGSEVSMPRVTMVSYSIIHRIGTEAYVQKAKESGYAGAIVPDLLVEEAEEFAKICQAADFSLIQLVTPTTPKSRQVRIANSSSGFLYYVSVTGITGERTKLPTDLEENVRWLRGETDLPICIGFGISSPETAAQLAPVADGLIVGSAIVRRIAQSKDAPDAVKNVCEFVGELRQAMDAATAN comes from the coding sequence ATGTCTGCGATTGACCAACTTTTTACTCAGCTTCGTGCGTCCGATAAAAAGGCGTTGATGCCGTTTGTCACCGCCGGTTTCCCCTCGCTTGAAACGACCGAAGCGGTGCTCCGCAATCTCGGGGCCGCGGGAGCCGATTTGTGCGAACTGGGGGTCCCCTACAGCGACCCGATTGCCGATGGCCCCGTGATCCAGGCTTCCTACCAACAGGCGCTTGAGCAAGGGTTCCGCTTGCAGAGTGTCTTTGATCTAGGGAAACGACTCGGCAGCGAGGTTTCGATGCCGCGCGTCACGATGGTCAGCTACTCGATCATTCATCGCATCGGGACCGAAGCTTATGTGCAAAAGGCGAAGGAGTCCGGTTACGCCGGTGCGATCGTCCCCGATTTGTTGGTCGAAGAGGCCGAGGAGTTTGCCAAGATTTGTCAGGCGGCTGATTTCAGTCTGATCCAATTGGTGACCCCAACCACGCCCAAGTCGCGTCAGGTGCGGATCGCCAATTCCTCCTCCGGATTCCTGTATTACGTTTCGGTCACCGGAATCACGGGCGAGCGAACGAAGCTTCCCACGGATCTGGAGGAAAATGTGCGATGGCTGCGTGGCGAGACCGATTTGCCGATTTGTATCGGTTTCGGGATCAGCAGCCCGGAGACCGCCGCCCAGTTGGCTCCTGTGGCGGACGGGTTGATTGTGGGCTCCGCGATCGTGCGCCGCATCGCCCAGTCCAAGGATGCCCCCGATGCGGTCAAGAACGTTTGCGAGTTTGTGGGCGAATTGCGCCAAGCCATGGACGCTGCTACCGCAAATTGA